Proteins co-encoded in one Candidatus Manganitrophaceae bacterium genomic window:
- a CDS encoding vitamin B12-dependent ribonucleotide reductase: MEMTEQIGKAGEKQNGAASQSDVEISPNALRVLEKRYLAKNQEGKVIETPEQLFRRVARNIAEGDRLYDPNADIDAVENKFYHLMASLRFLPNSPTLMNAGRDLQQLSACFVLPVEDSMESIFETVKQAAIIHKTGGGTGFSFSRLRPKDDVVRSTGGVASGPVSFMKVFNHATEAVKQGGTRRGANMGILRVDHPDILEFIECKADTSQIINFNISVAITDRFMEAFEKDEEYELITPRNGQVVKKLRARMVMDKIAEQACATGEPGLFFIDVTNRANPTPQVADMEATNPCGEQPLLPYESCNLGSVNVERHLVRVGDKYQLDWKDLEKSIRTSIHFLDNVIDQNRYPIQQIEEITRANRKIGLGIMGFARMLFKLEIPYNSEAGIEMAGKVMGFIREIGYDESARLAEQRGVYKFWEGSLHQKRGQRIRNSYVTTVAPTGTISMIADTSGGCEPEFSLIWYKNVMGGDHLPYVLDFFIEVAKREGFWSEDLLDRIIKNKGSVHGIDQVPPHWQQVFATSHMISPEWHVRMQAAFQEHTDSAVSKTINLPSNATSKEVKEAYLLAYQLGCKGITVYRDGARPDQVMNVGSSKKGEAKAEAAAIPTDEAMLQPDQPLRMVAPRPRPEVMTGITTRKRTSCGDLYLTVNSDEKALPFEAFATMGKAGGCEGSFNEAIGRLISLCLRAGVTPRDIVKQLIGIRCDKPFGIGKEKVLSCSDAVAKIFNQALEHKVPEKRYPDPTVQMAAAVLEEVEQSKKVAFPCPDCGCELEFAEGCEKFHFCGYSRCY; this comes from the coding sequence ATGGAAATGACAGAGCAAATCGGAAAGGCAGGTGAAAAGCAAAACGGAGCGGCCTCCCAGTCGGATGTGGAGATCTCCCCAAACGCACTGCGCGTTTTGGAAAAGCGATACCTCGCCAAAAACCAGGAAGGTAAGGTGATCGAAACCCCGGAGCAGCTCTTTCGGCGAGTGGCCCGAAACATCGCAGAGGGAGACCGCCTCTACGATCCGAACGCCGACATCGACGCGGTCGAAAACAAATTTTATCACCTGATGGCATCGCTTCGATTCCTTCCGAACTCCCCCACCCTCATGAACGCCGGCCGCGACCTGCAGCAGCTCTCGGCCTGCTTCGTGTTGCCGGTCGAGGATTCGATGGAGTCGATCTTCGAGACGGTCAAGCAGGCGGCGATCATCCACAAGACCGGCGGCGGAACCGGCTTTTCGTTCTCGCGTCTTCGCCCCAAAGACGATGTCGTCCGCTCCACCGGCGGCGTCGCCTCCGGCCCGGTTTCTTTCATGAAAGTCTTCAACCATGCCACCGAGGCGGTGAAGCAGGGGGGAACGCGCCGCGGCGCCAACATGGGGATTCTGCGGGTCGATCATCCCGACATTCTCGAATTCATCGAGTGCAAGGCCGACACCAGCCAGATCATCAATTTCAACATCTCGGTGGCGATCACCGACCGGTTTATGGAGGCGTTCGAGAAGGATGAGGAGTACGAGCTGATCACCCCCCGCAACGGCCAGGTGGTGAAGAAGCTGCGCGCCCGGATGGTGATGGACAAGATCGCCGAGCAGGCGTGCGCCACCGGCGAGCCGGGGCTCTTCTTCATCGACGTCACCAACCGCGCCAACCCGACCCCGCAGGTCGCCGACATGGAGGCGACCAACCCCTGCGGCGAGCAGCCGCTCCTCCCCTATGAGAGCTGCAACCTCGGAAGCGTCAACGTCGAGCGGCATCTGGTAAGGGTCGGCGACAAATATCAGCTCGATTGGAAAGATCTCGAGAAGAGCATCCGCACCTCGATCCACTTCCTCGACAACGTCATCGATCAGAACCGCTACCCGATTCAGCAGATCGAAGAGATCACCCGGGCCAACCGGAAGATCGGCCTCGGCATCATGGGCTTCGCCCGGATGCTCTTCAAGCTCGAGATCCCCTACAACTCCGAGGCCGGGATCGAGATGGCCGGCAAGGTGATGGGATTCATCCGGGAGATCGGCTATGATGAATCGGCGCGGCTCGCCGAGCAGCGGGGCGTCTACAAATTCTGGGAGGGCTCGCTCCATCAAAAGCGGGGCCAGCGGATCCGCAACTCCTACGTGACGACCGTCGCGCCGACCGGGACGATCTCGATGATCGCAGATACCTCCGGGGGATGCGAGCCGGAATTCTCTTTAATCTGGTACAAGAACGTCATGGGGGGAGACCATCTCCCCTATGTTCTCGACTTCTTCATCGAGGTCGCCAAGCGCGAAGGCTTCTGGAGCGAGGATCTGCTCGATCGGATCATCAAGAACAAAGGGTCGGTCCACGGGATCGACCAGGTGCCGCCGCACTGGCAGCAGGTCTTTGCCACCTCGCACATGATCTCGCCGGAATGGCATGTCCGGATGCAGGCGGCCTTCCAGGAGCATACCGACTCGGCCGTCAGCAAGACGATCAACCTTCCGTCCAACGCCACCTCCAAAGAGGTGAAGGAGGCCTATCTGCTCGCCTACCAGCTCGGCTGCAAAGGGATCACCGTCTATCGCGACGGCGCCCGGCCCGATCAGGTGATGAATGTCGGCTCGTCGAAGAAGGGGGAGGCGAAAGCCGAAGCCGCCGCGATCCCGACCGATGAGGCGATGCTCCAGCCCGATCAGCCGCTGAGAATGGTCGCGCCGCGGCCCCGTCCCGAGGTCATGACCGGAATCACCACCCGCAAGCGGACCTCTTGCGGCGATCTCTACCTCACCGTCAACTCCGACGAGAAGGCGCTGCCGTTCGAGGCGTTCGCGACAATGGGAAAAGCGGGGGGGTGCGAGGGGTCGTTCAATGAAGCGATCGGCCGGCTGATCTCGCTTTGTCTCCGGGCCGGTGTGACGCCGCGGGATATCGTCAAACAGCTGATCGGCATCCGTTGCGACAAACCGTTCGGCATCGGGAAAGAGAAAGTCCTCTCCTGCTCCGACGCGGTGGCGAAGATCTTCAACCAGGCGCTGGAGCACAAGGTGCCGGAGAAGCGTTATCCCGATCCGACCGTCCAGATGGCTGCGGCCGTTTTAGAAGAGGTCGAGCAATCGAAGAAGGTCGCCTTCCCCTGCCCCGATTGCGGCTGCGAGCTCGAGTTCGC
- the gspK gene encoding type II secretion system minor pseudopilin GspK yields the protein MISGNNKLRDEGGFALLLSLLVVLLLTVIILEIDFQARADLRAAGNFRDDLKAFYLARSAVSAGQAILKDDAIHSNKYDGLDELWAFPVPEYPLGDGVLSGVITDEAGKFNLNSLVDVNGRGTGTAVEARQKQLQRLFKLLHLNPDLVDAIVDWVDKDSEPRPFGAEEDTYSRLEPSYHCKNARFDTLEELHMVKGITDEVYRKIAPYLTVYGEGKINVNTADTLVLQSLDIEEGIDESVARRLIESRPYESTTVKFIDALPAEVKNRFLKTNTNTFIDVRSSYFTILAEGRVQNTRKIIHAVVRRGSPMQLLYFKVE from the coding sequence GTGATTTCCGGGAACAACAAATTAAGAGACGAGGGGGGATTTGCCCTTCTGCTCAGCCTCTTGGTCGTTCTTCTCCTGACCGTGATTATCTTGGAGATCGACTTCCAGGCGCGCGCCGATCTGCGCGCCGCCGGGAATTTCCGCGACGACCTGAAAGCGTTCTATCTGGCCCGCTCGGCGGTGTCGGCCGGCCAGGCGATTTTGAAGGACGATGCAATCCACAGCAACAAATATGACGGCCTCGACGAGCTCTGGGCCTTTCCGGTTCCGGAGTATCCGCTGGGGGACGGGGTCCTCTCCGGCGTGATTACCGACGAGGCGGGGAAATTTAACCTGAACAGCCTCGTCGATGTGAACGGAAGGGGAACCGGCACCGCGGTGGAGGCGCGGCAGAAGCAGCTGCAGCGGCTGTTCAAGCTCCTTCATCTCAATCCCGATCTGGTCGATGCGATCGTCGATTGGGTTGATAAAGACAGCGAGCCGCGCCCTTTCGGCGCCGAAGAGGACACCTACAGCCGGCTCGAACCTTCTTACCATTGCAAGAACGCGCGGTTCGATACGCTGGAAGAGCTCCATATGGTGAAGGGGATCACCGACGAGGTCTATCGAAAGATCGCCCCCTATCTCACCGTCTACGGCGAGGGGAAGATCAACGTCAACACCGCCGACACGTTGGTCCTTCAGAGCCTCGATATCGAGGAGGGGATCGACGAAAGTGTCGCGCGCCGCCTCATCGAAAGCCGGCCGTATGAATCGACGACGGTGAAATTTATCGACGCGCTGCCGGCCGAGGTGAAGAATCGATTTCTCAAGACCAACACCAACACTTTTATCGACGTTCGGAGCAGTTACTTCACCATCCTGGCCGAGGGGCGGGTCCAGAACACCCGAAAAATCATCCATGCCGTCGTCCGGCGGGGCAGCCCGATGCAACTCCTTTATTTTAAGGTGGAATAG
- the pilO gene encoding type 4a pilus biogenesis protein PilO: MIGSRLKGVDSFLMRLSPRERWILGGGIGIGLVLIVYFVLVGPAWDRMVTLDRLIPQKEKEAREFDNLKGEYLGVAQAIQEIERRLPNSNQFSPLSFLEETATKNQIRANIAYIRPLAPQLRDPYREIPVEVKVENVTLARIVPFLSAVENAPYPVRIKRLALKTRFSDPSLMDITFLVSSYERIAS, encoded by the coding sequence GTGATCGGAAGTCGTCTTAAAGGGGTCGATTCATTTTTGATGCGGCTCTCCCCCCGCGAGCGTTGGATCTTGGGAGGGGGCATCGGAATCGGTTTGGTACTGATCGTTTATTTTGTCCTCGTCGGCCCGGCCTGGGACCGGATGGTGACGCTCGACCGGCTGATCCCGCAGAAGGAAAAAGAGGCGCGCGAATTCGACAATCTCAAAGGGGAATATCTCGGCGTCGCGCAAGCGATCCAGGAAATCGAGCGGCGGCTACCGAACTCGAATCAGTTCTCCCCCCTCTCTTTTTTAGAAGAGACCGCCACGAAGAATCAGATCCGCGCGAACATCGCCTACATCCGTCCGCTGGCGCCGCAGCTCCGTGATCCCTACCGGGAGATTCCGGTCGAGGTGAAGGTGGAGAATGTGACGCTCGCCCGGATCGTCCCCTTTCTCTCCGCCGTTGAAAATGCCCCCTATCCGGTCCGGATCAAGCGGCTCGCGTTGAAGACCCGCTTCTCCGATCCGTCTTTGATGGACATCACCTTCCTCGTTTCTTCCTACGAGCGGATCGCTTCGTAA
- the pilM gene encoding pilus assembly protein PilM, which yields MAQIILGLDIGRYAIKGVRIARTLRGLRLIDAFEQKVARRGDEAAAGDPPGAPTGALPNEAQLDALRQLRAEGKIRAGEMTAVALPGHLVSTRELSLPFTDPKRLRQVVPFEIEGQLPFDLEEVVIDYQLLRQGPASEGRGEASSVDLRGGAATETASHLLVSAVPRAALRKYVAALQSVGIDPAWVGVDAVALQTFYQHFWGASPAVDHRKQPLREPLLREHLLIDLGASKTVLCAIRGGTLRWARTFPIGSDFFTEAIQKEFDLSWEEAERRKEEVDLTAQTPLAEAVQKAVGAWLMEIEKTLSLFALAEQPAGTEAPALLPFYICGGGGQMKGLQAAMAQALQMMPEGPDERLPPIAGLAAEQLATAPRLYAPALGLALPPQGTPINFRQGEFVFGKESIERRHRWVSIGLVFLLLVGLMGGDFYFRYRQKEARFEELKRDLRASFTQAFPQSKNVSNEVDQIRSAIGERRRTGEFLGVGEQSPLEVLKEVTAGIPMEVRIDVTELVIDGNKVRIEAQTDSYDSVDRIRGGLLKAGRYQEVSVSDAKISADQARVSFRVQLTLGERGKGDRKSS from the coding sequence ATGGCCCAAATCATTCTCGGTTTAGATATCGGCCGCTATGCGATCAAGGGGGTTCGGATCGCCCGGACGCTGCGCGGGCTCCGTCTGATCGATGCGTTCGAGCAGAAGGTGGCGCGCCGCGGCGACGAGGCTGCGGCCGGCGACCCGCCGGGAGCACCGACCGGAGCGCTTCCGAACGAGGCGCAGCTCGACGCCCTCCGGCAGCTCCGCGCCGAGGGGAAGATCCGCGCCGGCGAGATGACCGCGGTGGCGCTGCCGGGCCACCTCGTCTCGACCCGGGAGCTCTCGCTTCCGTTTACCGACCCGAAGCGGCTCCGCCAGGTGGTCCCCTTCGAGATCGAAGGACAGCTCCCCTTCGACCTCGAAGAGGTCGTCATCGACTATCAGCTTCTTCGCCAAGGGCCGGCCTCGGAAGGAAGAGGGGAAGCCTCCTCGGTCGATCTCCGGGGTGGCGCCGCAACCGAGACTGCATCCCACCTCTTGGTCTCCGCCGTCCCGAGGGCCGCGCTCCGAAAGTATGTCGCCGCCCTCCAGTCGGTCGGAATCGATCCGGCCTGGGTCGGGGTCGATGCCGTCGCCCTGCAGACCTTCTATCAGCATTTCTGGGGGGCATCGCCGGCAGTCGATCATCGGAAGCAACCGCTCCGCGAGCCGCTTCTGCGCGAGCATCTTCTGATCGACCTCGGCGCCTCTAAAACGGTCCTCTGCGCGATCCGGGGGGGGACCCTCCGCTGGGCCCGCACCTTCCCGATCGGGTCGGATTTTTTCACCGAGGCGATTCAGAAAGAGTTCGATCTCTCCTGGGAAGAGGCCGAGCGGCGGAAAGAGGAGGTCGATCTGACCGCTCAGACCCCTCTGGCCGAGGCGGTTCAAAAAGCGGTCGGCGCCTGGCTGATGGAGATTGAAAAAACGCTGTCGCTCTTCGCCTTGGCGGAGCAGCCGGCCGGAACGGAGGCGCCTGCGCTCCTCCCGTTCTATATCTGTGGCGGGGGAGGGCAGATGAAGGGGCTCCAGGCCGCGATGGCGCAGGCGCTCCAGATGATGCCGGAGGGGCCCGACGAGCGGCTGCCGCCGATCGCGGGGCTGGCTGCGGAGCAGCTGGCGACCGCGCCGCGGCTCTATGCGCCGGCGCTGGGGCTGGCGCTGCCGCCGCAGGGGACGCCGATCAACTTTCGTCAGGGGGAGTTCGTCTTCGGGAAGGAGTCGATTGAGCGACGGCACCGGTGGGTCTCGATCGGGCTGGTCTTCCTCCTCCTGGTGGGGCTGATGGGGGGAGATTTCTATTTTCGCTACCGTCAGAAAGAGGCCCGTTTTGAGGAGCTGAAGCGGGATCTGCGCGCGTCGTTCACGCAGGCCTTTCCCCAATCGAAGAATGTCTCAAACGAGGTCGACCAGATCCGGTCTGCGATCGGCGAGCGGCGCCGGACCGGTGAGTTTCTCGGGGTCGGGGAGCAGAGCCCGCTGGAGGTGTTGAAGGAGGTGACCGCCGGCATTCCGATGGAGGTCCGGATCGACGTGACCGAGCTCGTCATCGACGGGAACAAGGTTCGGATCGAGGCGCAGACCGACTCGTACGACTCGGTCGACCGGATCCGGGGGGGATTGCTCAAGGCGGGACGCTATCAGGAGGTCAGCGTCAGCGACGCCAAGATCTCGGCCGATCAAGCACGGGTCAGTTTTCGGGTCCAGCTCACGCTGGGAGAGAGGGGGAAGGGTGATCGGAAGTCGTCTTAA
- the gspN gene encoding type II secretion system protein GspN yields MFNWIKNQKRKWAVFLGYTLFGLAMFLVFFYMTFPFSLLELRLIAAIESGSGCRLAVGTRGIHFPLRLVWRDVHLDCPGQAIPKWNFQSIDVDVAPLPLLFARQGEVDFRIGVAGGSIVGHATAFRTADGLSLTVKQEGRKLNLSQVGVTGLLDLEGEGSWIGPDLMRGKGNLTFTASGVQVKQVGQWTVPIGEMSFSAIHGKINLRNGMLVVERLTAQGSEVDLASDGGNVILRQPLTGSLLSLTVKATPKGSLQQMAALFIQGYSGREPLTVGLKGAIGQPQISLNGKPVALQ; encoded by the coding sequence ATGTTCAACTGGATCAAAAATCAGAAGCGAAAATGGGCGGTCTTTCTCGGCTATACACTCTTCGGCTTGGCGATGTTCCTCGTATTTTTCTATATGACCTTCCCCTTCTCCCTTCTGGAACTGCGGCTGATCGCGGCGATTGAGTCGGGGAGCGGCTGCCGGCTGGCGGTCGGGACGCGGGGGATCCATTTCCCGTTGCGGCTGGTCTGGCGCGATGTTCACCTCGACTGCCCCGGTCAGGCGATTCCGAAGTGGAACTTTCAGTCGATCGACGTCGACGTTGCCCCGCTGCCGCTTCTGTTCGCACGACAGGGGGAGGTCGACTTCCGGATCGGGGTCGCCGGCGGGTCGATCGTGGGGCATGCGACGGCGTTCCGGACCGCCGACGGCCTCTCCCTCACCGTCAAACAGGAAGGACGCAAGCTCAACCTGAGTCAGGTCGGAGTGACCGGCCTGCTCGATTTAGAGGGGGAAGGAAGCTGGATCGGTCCCGACCTGATGCGTGGGAAAGGGAACCTCACCTTCACGGCGAGCGGGGTGCAGGTCAAGCAGGTCGGGCAGTGGACCGTTCCGATCGGCGAGATGTCGTTTTCCGCCATTCATGGTAAGATCAATCTGCGCAACGGCATGCTGGTCGTCGAGCGGCTCACCGCCCAGGGGAGCGAGGTCGATCTGGCGAGCGATGGCGGCAATGTCATCCTCCGGCAGCCGCTCACAGGAAGCCTTCTCTCGCTGACGGTCAAGGCGACGCCGAAGGGGAGCCTGCAGCAGATGGCCGCTCTTTTCATTCAAGGATATTCGGGGCGGGAGCCGTTGACGGTCGGCTTGAAAGGGGCGATCGGTCAGCCGCAGATCTCGCTCAACGGAAAGCCGGTGGCGCTGCAATAA
- a CDS encoding prepilin-type N-terminal cleavage/methylation domain-containing protein: MSTREASGFTLIEIMIALAVLAISLTVLLGLRNRDIALSSYTGHITEATLLARQLVSEISFAGFPDVGEREGDFGEEHPGYKWKQEVKATPYEVVRELNVDVLWREGGHNETVHFTTFLFNAKG, encoded by the coding sequence ATGTCGACACGAGAAGCTAGCGGCTTTACCCTCATCGAGATCATGATCGCCCTGGCGGTCTTGGCGATTTCCCTGACGGTGCTCCTGGGGCTTCGGAACCGCGACATTGCGCTGTCGTCTTATACCGGCCATATCACGGAGGCGACACTGCTGGCGCGCCAGCTGGTCTCCGAGATCTCGTTCGCCGGCTTTCCGGACGTCGGGGAGCGGGAGGGAGATTTCGGCGAGGAGCATCCCGGATACAAATGGAAGCAGGAGGTCAAAGCGACCCCCTATGAGGTGGTGCGCGAGCTGAACGTCGATGTCCTCTGGAGAGAAGGGGGACACAACGAGACGGTCCATTTCACCACCTTTCTCTTTAACGCGAAGGGATAA
- a CDS encoding prepilin-type N-terminal cleavage/methylation domain-containing protein — protein MRILECGLRNEKKSRLSFTPQSKGFTLLELMLVVLIMAVVALFVFPRISSFGAGDLKWTARHFAGLIQYLAQESSTTKQTYRLYFNLENGAYWVGTLKGDGEFVETTDPMTSRRILPREVSFVDVVTPQQGKVNQGEAFMQIYPVGLEKAWIHLKQGDRKWTLVVNPLTGRVKVYDEYVDVDTRS, from the coding sequence ATGCGGATTTTGGAATGCGGATTGCGGAATGAAAAGAAAAGCAGGTTGTCCTTCACTCCGCAATCGAAGGGCTTCACCCTCCTAGAGTTGATGTTGGTCGTTCTGATCATGGCGGTGGTGGCGCTCTTTGTTTTTCCCCGGATCTCCTCGTTCGGCGCGGGCGACCTTAAATGGACGGCGCGGCATTTCGCCGGGCTGATCCAATATCTGGCTCAGGAATCGTCTACGACCAAGCAGACCTATCGCCTCTATTTTAACCTGGAGAACGGCGCCTACTGGGTCGGCACGCTCAAAGGGGATGGGGAGTTCGTCGAGACGACCGATCCGATGACCTCCCGCCGCATCCTGCCGCGGGAGGTCTCGTTTGTCGACGTTGTGACGCCGCAGCAGGGGAAGGTCAATCAGGGGGAGGCGTTCATGCAGATCTATCCGGTCGGATTGGAAAAGGCCTGGATTCATCTCAAGCAGGGCGACCGAAAATGGACGCTGGTGGTCAATCCACTGACCGGCCGGGTTAAGGTATATGACGAATATGTCGATGTCGACACGAGAAGCTAG
- the gspG gene encoding type II secretion system major pseudopilin GspG, producing MTLQRFIFNRPLFPRHPAWSAGLGRWLRPSQAGFTLIEIMVVITILAILAVLVVPKLVGRTDEARRVAAKVQLKNVEEALQMYKLDSGNYPSTEQGLDALVHKPTVGEIPKNWREGGYLPKVPNDPWGNAFIYSSPGAHGDYDLVSRGADGESGGEGKNADIESWNME from the coding sequence ATGACGCTACAGAGATTTATTTTTAACAGACCGCTCTTTCCCAGGCATCCCGCCTGGTCGGCCGGATTGGGGCGATGGCTCCGACCGTCCCAAGCCGGATTCACGCTGATTGAGATCATGGTCGTCATCACGATCCTCGCCATCCTCGCGGTGCTCGTCGTCCCCAAGCTGGTCGGGCGGACCGATGAGGCGCGGCGGGTGGCGGCAAAGGTCCAGCTCAAGAACGTCGAAGAGGCGCTGCAGATGTATAAGCTCGACAGCGGCAACTATCCGAGCACGGAGCAGGGGCTCGACGCGTTGGTCCACAAACCGACGGTCGGCGAGATCCCGAAGAATTGGCGGGAAGGGGGCTATCTGCCGAAGGTGCCGAACGATCCCTGGGGAAACGCCTTTATTTATTCCAGTCCGGGCGCGCATGGCGACTATGACCTCGTCTCGCGCGGCGCCGACGGCGAGTCGGGCGGGGAGGGGAAAAACGCCGACATCGAGAGCTGGAACATGGAGTAG
- the gspF gene encoding type II secretion system inner membrane protein GspF encodes MAIYEYKGLDLQGKNKAGVVDADNPRMARAKLRKSGIFPVEIAQTQQAATGLSKPVFTFSERVALPETAVMTRQLSTLLSAGISLMEALGALTEQVEKPVAKKIWIDVREGVKEGVSFADALARHPKVFSPLYRQMVRAGEASGTLDRILVRLADHLENQVRLRNKLFSILTYPALMLVVSALILVFLISFVVPRVTAIFADLNQALPLPTVILLGLSNFLRSYGWLLIGLGVIIGMMYRRHLRTAGCREQYDRFILRVPLVGRVARMVAISRFTRTLATLLASGVPLLISLEIVQQVVGNKVLEEAIQGARGNIREGQSIADPLKRSGLFPPLVTHMIAIGEKSGELEGMLQKVSEAYDNEVETVVTGMTSLLAPLMILGMGAVVLFIVLAILLPIFEVSQIVK; translated from the coding sequence ATGGCGATTTACGAATACAAAGGACTCGATCTGCAGGGGAAGAACAAGGCCGGCGTCGTCGATGCCGACAATCCCCGGATGGCGCGGGCGAAGCTCCGGAAGAGCGGGATCTTCCCGGTGGAGATCGCCCAGACCCAGCAGGCGGCGACCGGGCTGTCGAAACCGGTCTTTACCTTCTCGGAGCGGGTGGCGCTCCCCGAGACGGCGGTGATGACCCGTCAGCTCTCGACGCTGCTCAGCGCCGGAATCTCGTTGATGGAGGCGCTCGGCGCGCTGACCGAGCAGGTGGAGAAGCCGGTCGCGAAGAAGATCTGGATCGATGTCCGGGAAGGGGTGAAGGAGGGGGTGTCGTTCGCCGATGCGCTGGCGCGCCATCCGAAAGTTTTCTCTCCCCTCTACCGGCAGATGGTCCGGGCCGGCGAGGCGAGCGGCACGCTCGACCGGATCTTGGTTCGGCTGGCCGATCATTTAGAGAATCAGGTCCGCCTTCGCAACAAGCTCTTTTCAATCCTGACCTATCCGGCGCTGATGCTGGTGGTGAGCGCCCTGATCTTGGTCTTCTTGATCTCGTTCGTCGTCCCGCGGGTCACCGCGATCTTTGCCGATCTCAATCAGGCGCTTCCTCTTCCGACGGTGATCCTCTTGGGGCTGAGCAACTTCCTGCGGAGCTATGGATGGCTGCTGATCGGGCTGGGGGTGATCATCGGAATGATGTACCGGCGGCACCTCCGGACCGCGGGGTGCCGCGAGCAGTACGACCGGTTTATCCTCCGCGTTCCACTCGTCGGAAGGGTCGCCCGGATGGTGGCGATCTCGCGCTTCACCCGGACCCTCGCCACGCTGTTGGCCAGCGGGGTGCCGCTGCTGATCTCGCTCGAGATCGTGCAGCAGGTGGTCGGCAACAAGGTGTTGGAGGAGGCGATCCAAGGGGCGCGGGGAAACATCCGCGAGGGGCAGAGCATCGCCGATCCGCTCAAGCGGAGCGGCCTCTTCCCGCCGCTCGTCACCCACATGATCGCGATCGGCGAGAAGAGCGGCGAGCTCGAAGGGATGCTCCAGAAGGTCTCGGAGGCATACGACAATGAGGTTGAAACGGTCGTGACCGGGATGACCTCGCTCCTTGCGCCGTTGATGATTCTCGGCATGGGGGCGGTCGTTCTCTTTATCGTCTTGGCGATTCTCCTGCCGATCTTCGAGGTGAGCCAAATCGTCAAATAA